The genomic window GCAAAAAATATGACAGAAGACTTAGGCGGAGCAAAAATCTATCTAAAACGTGAAGATCTAAATCATACAGGTGCTCACAAGATCAACAACGTGATCGGACAAGCTTTGATTGCCAAGAGAATGGGTAAAAACCGTTTGATTGCTGAAACTGGAGCTGGTCAACACGGTGTTGCTACAGCAACGATTGCCGCATTGTTTGGTATGGAATGCGAGATCTTCATGGGTAAAGAAGATACCGAACGCCAAAAGCTAAACGTTTATCGAATGGAATTACTGGGCGCTAAAGTTCATCCAGTGACAACTGGTTCAATGGTTCTAAAGGATGCCGTAAATGCCACTATGCAAGAGTGGACTTCAAGAATTGACGATACCTTCTATATTATGGGTTCTGCCGTTGGTCCTTATCCATTCCCAGAAATGGTCCACGACTTCCAAAGCGTTATAAGTAAAGAATCTAAAGAACAGATTTTAGATGCTGAAGGCAAATTACCAGATATGGTCGTTGCCTGTGTTGGTGGCGGAAGCAATGCTATCGGAAGTTTTGCCGAATACATTAATGATAAAGACGTTCAATTAGTTGGCTGTGAAGCTGCTGGTAAAGGTGTCGACACTGATCAAACTGCTGCAACCATCGAACGTGGCTCAGTTGGAATTTTCCATGGTATGAAATCAATGTTCCTACAAAACAAATATGGTCAAATCGATAAAGTTTACTCAATCTCAGCTGGTTTAGACTACCCTGGCGTTGGTCCAGAACATGCACGTTTAGCCGAATTAAAACGTGCTCAATACGTTGGGATCACTGACGATGAAGCAGTCGATGCCTTCGAATATATCGCTAAAACTGAAGGAATCGTCGCTGCAATTGAAAGTTGTCACGCAGTGGCTTATGTTGAAAAAATTGCTCCAACTATGAGCAAGGACCAAGTTATCATCTGCACCCTATCTGGTCGTGGTGATAAAGACGTAGCATCAATCGCAAAATATAGAGGGGTAGATATCGATGACTAATTTACAAGAAGTATTCAATAATAAAAAAGCTTTTATTCCATTCGTAGTGGCAGATGATCCTAACTTTGACACTACCGTTGACAGTATCGTCACACTTGCAAACAACGGTGCCGACATCGTTGAAATCGGAATTCCATTTTCTGATCCCGTTGCTGACGGTCCAGTCATTCAAGATGCTGACTTACGTGCTTTTGATCAAGGCGTTAACACTAATGTTGTCTTTGACATCGTTGAAAAAGCTCGCCAACAAACTGATGTTCCGATCATCTTTTTAACATATGCTAATATCCCATTTAAATTTGGCTACGAAGCATTTTGTAAAAAATGCCAAGAACTCGACATTTCTGGTCTAGTCATTCCTGACTTGCCAATCGAAGAACAAGCTGAATTAAGAACTGTTGCCGACCAATACGGCGTTCACTTGATTCAATTAGTGGCCCCTACTTCTGGCGATAGAATTGAAAAAATCGCTAAGCAAGCTTCCGGCTTCATCTATATGGTTTCTTCCCTTGGTGTAACTGGCGTTAGAAATGATTTTTCAAAACAACTATCAGACACCATTTCTCGGATCAAACAAGTAACTGACGTTCCGGTAGCTATTGGATTTGGTATTCATTCACCAGAACAAGCAGCAAAACTATCAAGCATATCTGATGGAATTATCATTGGTAGTGCGGTCGTAAAATTGATTGCTGAAAACAACAATGGCTCAACTCAAGACGACCTTGCTTCATATGCACGCAGTATTAAAGACGCAATTACCATTACAGCCTAATAAAAAAAAGTGTACGATAATAATTATTTGTAAAAATAGATTTTATGAATGATTTGACGTACACTTTTTTTATATCAAAGGTAAGAATTATGGGGAGATTGTTATGATAATTGATCATTGGCTGATTTGGCTGATCATCGCCATCTTAGTACTGAATACTGTGTCAGCATTGATAACCGTTTTCCATAGACCTCGTAATATTGTTACGACTTGGGCTTGGATACTAGTTCTCTTGCTATTGCCAGTCGTTGGATTTTTGATTTATGCCTTCTTTGGGCGCGGGATTGCCCAGGAGAAAATTTTCAACATCAGCAATCAAGAACACATCGGACTCAAGCAGCTACGGGATATGGCTGACGAAGAAAGAGATAAAGCTCGAAAAAGTTCACGATCAGACGAGACTTACTACGCTCGACATGTGATCAACTTTTTCGATAAGACTGAGGAGACTCCTTTAACTCGTCATAACGAAGTTGAGACTTTTTATGATGGCAAGGAAAAATTCAAGGCTTTATTTGAGGATGTTAGAAAAGCTAAAGAGACAGTCCACGTCGAATATTACGCCTTCATTAAAAGTAATATCGGTCAAGAATTTTTGGACCTACTGACTGAAAAAGCTAAAGAAGGACTAGAAGTTAGAATTCTCTATGATCCATGGGGTTCTGGCGGTACAAATCGTCGTTGGTTCAACGATTTCGTTGCGGCTGGCGGAGAAGTTCTACCATTTATTACTTCCAAAAACGTAATTTACAAGACACGTCTGAACTACCATTTGCACAGAAAATTAGTAATTATTGATGGAACTTACGGCTGGATCGGTGGCTTTAACGTCGGCGACCAATACGTTGGCGAATCGAAAAAATTTGGCTATTGGCGCGATTCACATCTTCGTGTCAAAGGGACAGCGACAATGTTGATGCAAGAGAGATTTTTCCAAGACTGGAATGCATCTGTTGACCGTCATGCTCTGCCACTAGTTTTTGAGAGCAAATATTTCCCAACCGATTTGTTTAATATCAACTCCAATTTGCCGATTCAAATCGTGACTGATGGTCCGAACTCACGTCAGGAAGTATTAAAGGATGGCTTCATCGACATGATCATCAACGCCAAGAAGAGCGTCTGGCTTCAAACGCCCTACTTGATCCCGGATGACCCAATGTTTACTGCTTTAACAATTGCCGCCCGTTCAGGCGTTGAAGTTCGTATCATGGTACCTTGCATGCCCGACCACCCCTTCATCTTCAGAGCAACTCAGTATTATTCCAATCTATTGACCCAATTTGGAATTAAAATCTATACTTATGAAAAAGGATTTTTGCATGCTAAGACTTCGATCATTGATGATAAGATTTGTTCGATTGGCTCAATGAATCATGATTTCAGATCATATTCCTTGAACTTTGAAGCCAATGCATTTATCTATGATTCTAAAATTGCTCACAACGTTCGTCGTTCATTTGAAAATGACATGAAGGATTCTACCTTGTTGACGCAAGAAATTATCGACAACCAAGGAGTTTGGATGCACTTCAAGCAAAGATTCTCTAGACTGTTGTCACCAATCTTATAGAAACTACGCAAAAGGCCTCTAATTCTAAAAAAATAGAATTAGAGGTCTTTTTGTATTTTGAGCGCAGTATATCCTGAGCAATGCTCAGAGTCTAACCGTTTTTGACGCTCTCTCTTTATTCTTTTACTCATCCGAATGTTTGATGACTTGTTCGAAGATGTTCACGATGTGATTATCGATCAAATGGTAGTGTACTTCTTTTCCTAAGCGATCTCCGCTCACGATTCTGGCGTCTCGCAAGGTTTTTAGTTGATGTGAAATACCTGATTGACTCATGTCCAAAATTTCGGCAATTTCATTAACGCTCAAGGAAGTTTGCGCCAACGCTAAAATTATTCTGACGCGAGTCGGCTCGCCGGTGGCTTTGAAGAAGTCAGCAATCTTCTTGGCATGATCGTCCAGAGGAATCCCATTTGAGACCAATTGATCGAGTTTTTTGTTGTGTATCTGTTTATCCAATTTTGCACTCCCATTACTAATAATACTTAATTATACGATACCGTAAATCGAAAGAATTTGTTAATTTTTTTATGGTTGTAAGTCCAAATTTTCCATGTTAATATGAACATATGAACAGACGTGCATATATAAAACAGGAGGAATTTTATTATGGCTGTCAAAAATATGTCTACCAAAACCTATTTTTTAGGACTCATACTTTTCTTAAGTGCCATTATGATGTTTGTCTTTAAACTCGAAATACCGTTCGTTGATCCAAAAATACTATATTTATTGGCCACTGCCTTAGCCGGCTACCACGTTATTGGCGAAGGCCTGGTTTTAACTTATCAAGATAGTGTGAAGCAAAAGAAATTTGTGCCGAACATTCACATATTAATGTCACTAGGCGCCATTGGTGCTATTTTAATCGGTAACTTCGAAGAAGCTGCCCTACTGATCCTGATTTTTGCCGGAGCTCATTTCTTGGAAGAATATGCTGAAGGAAAAAGTCAGCGTGAGATCAAGAGTTTGTTAGAAATGAATCCTACTAAAGCTCGGATCATCGATGACCAAGGAAATATTAATGAAGTTGATGTTGAAAAAGTCAAGGTTGGCGACCAGATCCAAGTTCAAAATGGTGGCCAAGTACCGATTGACGGAATGATCATCACTGGCGTGGCTGCAATCGATGAATCTGCCATTAATGGCGAGAGCATCCCCCGTGAAAAAACCGTCGGAGATCCCGTTTACGCTGGTACTATCAATGGAAATGATTCATTTATTATGGAAGCAACTAAAACTAGCGACCAGACAGTTTTTTCAAAAATCTTACAGTTAGTTGACCAATCTCAAAATAACCTTAGTAAAACTGCTACTAAAATCAAACGTATTGAACCA from Companilactobacillus sp. includes these protein-coding regions:
- the cls gene encoding cardiolipin synthase — translated: MIIDHWLIWLIIAILVLNTVSALITVFHRPRNIVTTWAWILVLLLLPVVGFLIYAFFGRGIAQEKIFNISNQEHIGLKQLRDMADEERDKARKSSRSDETYYARHVINFFDKTEETPLTRHNEVETFYDGKEKFKALFEDVRKAKETVHVEYYAFIKSNIGQEFLDLLTEKAKEGLEVRILYDPWGSGGTNRRWFNDFVAAGGEVLPFITSKNVIYKTRLNYHLHRKLVIIDGTYGWIGGFNVGDQYVGESKKFGYWRDSHLRVKGTATMLMQERFFQDWNASVDRHALPLVFESKYFPTDLFNINSNLPIQIVTDGPNSRQEVLKDGFIDMIINAKKSVWLQTPYLIPDDPMFTALTIAARSGVEVRIMVPCMPDHPFIFRATQYYSNLLTQFGIKIYTYEKGFLHAKTSIIDDKICSIGSMNHDFRSYSLNFEANAFIYDSKIAHNVRRSFENDMKDSTLLTQEIIDNQGVWMHFKQRFSRLLSPIL
- the trpB gene encoding tryptophan synthase subunit beta, which encodes MKEMEKDTTNQTHFGEFGGQYTTETLMAELDRVAETYKKYKNDPEFLKEFHDLLNDYANRPSLLYYAKNMTEDLGGAKIYLKREDLNHTGAHKINNVIGQALIAKRMGKNRLIAETGAGQHGVATATIAALFGMECEIFMGKEDTERQKLNVYRMELLGAKVHPVTTGSMVLKDAVNATMQEWTSRIDDTFYIMGSAVGPYPFPEMVHDFQSVISKESKEQILDAEGKLPDMVVACVGGGSNAIGSFAEYINDKDVQLVGCEAAGKGVDTDQTAATIERGSVGIFHGMKSMFLQNKYGQIDKVYSISAGLDYPGVGPEHARLAELKRAQYVGITDDEAVDAFEYIAKTEGIVAAIESCHAVAYVEKIAPTMSKDQVIICTLSGRGDKDVASIAKYRGVDIDD
- a CDS encoding ArsR/SmtB family transcription factor, with protein sequence MDKQIHNKKLDQLVSNGIPLDDHAKKIADFFKATGEPTRVRIILALAQTSLSVNEIAEILDMSQSGISHQLKTLRDARIVSGDRLGKEVHYHLIDNHIVNIFEQVIKHSDE
- the trpA gene encoding tryptophan synthase subunit alpha: MTNLQEVFNNKKAFIPFVVADDPNFDTTVDSIVTLANNGADIVEIGIPFSDPVADGPVIQDADLRAFDQGVNTNVVFDIVEKARQQTDVPIIFLTYANIPFKFGYEAFCKKCQELDISGLVIPDLPIEEQAELRTVADQYGVHLIQLVAPTSGDRIEKIAKQASGFIYMVSSLGVTGVRNDFSKQLSDTISRIKQVTDVPVAIGFGIHSPEQAAKLSSISDGIIIGSAVVKLIAENNNGSTQDDLASYARSIKDAITITA